One Brevibacillus choshinensis genomic window carries:
- the yfmH gene encoding EF-P 5-aminopentanol modification-associated protein YfmH, translating to MQTTRFEQVNETVYNETLPNGLQVYLVPKQGFSKTYAVFTTKYGSIDSHFRTRAGEEINVPDGIAHFLEHKMFEKKDRDVMHEFSKNGASCNAFTSFNRTAYLFSCTDKLDDNLNLLLDYVQDPYFTDASVEKEKGIIGQEITMYDDNPDWKVYMNLLKAMYKDYPINIEIAGTIETISHITKEYLYQCYETFYHPANMVLLVVGSFDPESIMQLIRQNQSGKEFPPTPQITRLFPTEQPEPAQAKIEANLTVGLPKCMIGIKERELGLTKEALLKRELTTKLLLDIAFGTSSAIYERLYDSELITESFDFDYSSEKDYAYTILGGDTPDPERLVQTIQTEIEQLKQKGIDQDDFERAKRKKIGNFLRSLNSVEFIANQFTSFKFNDNDLFSVVPTLESITREDVEKRLNEHFVIEQMAVSIVRSASPQE from the coding sequence ATGCAGACGACCAGATTTGAGCAAGTCAACGAAACGGTATACAACGAGACGTTACCGAATGGCCTGCAGGTATATTTGGTACCGAAGCAGGGCTTTAGCAAAACGTATGCGGTCTTCACGACGAAGTACGGTTCCATTGACAGTCACTTCCGCACCCGTGCTGGAGAGGAGATCAATGTTCCAGACGGGATCGCTCACTTTCTCGAGCACAAGATGTTTGAGAAAAAAGATCGGGATGTCATGCACGAGTTTAGTAAAAATGGAGCATCCTGCAATGCGTTTACGAGCTTTAACCGGACCGCTTATCTGTTCTCTTGCACAGATAAATTGGATGACAACCTGAATTTGCTGCTGGATTACGTACAGGATCCGTACTTTACGGATGCCAGTGTGGAAAAGGAAAAAGGGATCATTGGCCAGGAAATCACGATGTACGATGACAATCCGGACTGGAAGGTCTACATGAACCTTCTGAAGGCCATGTACAAAGATTATCCGATCAACATTGAGATCGCCGGCACGATTGAAACGATCTCTCACATCACCAAAGAATACCTGTATCAATGCTATGAGACTTTTTATCATCCTGCAAATATGGTGCTTCTGGTCGTCGGCTCATTTGACCCAGAGTCCATCATGCAATTGATCCGCCAAAACCAGTCTGGAAAAGAGTTTCCACCTACTCCGCAAATCACCCGGTTGTTTCCGACGGAGCAGCCCGAACCTGCGCAAGCAAAAATCGAAGCGAATCTGACCGTTGGCTTGCCAAAATGCATGATAGGGATCAAGGAACGGGAGCTCGGCCTTACGAAAGAAGCCTTGTTAAAAAGGGAACTCACCACTAAACTGTTATTGGACATCGCGTTCGGCACCAGCTCCGCGATCTACGAACGACTGTACGATAGCGAGCTGATCACGGAAAGCTTTGATTTTGACTACAGCAGCGAGAAGGATTACGCGTACACCATTTTGGGGGGAGATACGCCCGATCCGGAGCGCTTGGTGCAGACCATTCAAACGGAGATCGAACAGTTGAAGCAAAAAGGAATTGATCAGGATGATTTTGAACGTGCCAAACGGAAGAAAATCGGCAACTTCCTGCGTTCGCTCAACTCCGTAGAGTTCATTGCGAATCAATTCACCAGCTTCAAATTTAACGACAACGATCTCTTTTCTGTGGTGCCGACGTTGGAGTCGATCACGCGCGAGGATGTGGAAAAACGTCTGAATGAGCATTTTGTCATCGAACAAATGGCTGTTTCGATTGTTCGTTCCGCTTCGCCACAGGAGTAG
- a CDS encoding DUF3243 domain-containing protein — MSVLDNFRDWKEFLGERVAQATQAGMESETLQNVAYQIGGYLSEQVDPKNDQERLLKQLWDAGDQQQQQALASLMVKLVQNPENVGRGN; from the coding sequence ATGTCAGTTCTTGACAATTTTCGCGACTGGAAAGAGTTTCTCGGTGAACGAGTAGCGCAAGCGACACAAGCGGGTATGGAGAGCGAAACGCTGCAAAATGTAGCTTACCAAATCGGTGGTTACCTCTCAGAGCAAGTGGATCCGAAAAATGATCAAGAGCGCCTGCTAAAGCAGCTGTGGGATGCAGGAGATCAACAGCAGCAGCAAGCACTGGCTTCGCTGATGGTGAAACTTGTTCAAAACCCTGAGAACGTCGGTCGTGGCAATTAG
- a CDS encoding YmfK family protein has protein sequence MEAKKEWYMEYEIARNRPGLLGDVASILGMLNINIVTINGVDTMRRGMLLLTDDDEKIEVLRNVVQKMDNITITRLRPPTMLDRLAVRHGRYIERDSEDKKTFRFVRDELGLLVDFMAEILKKEGHQLIGIRGMPRVGKTESMIAASVSANKRWTFISSTLLRQTVRSSLAIDELSTDHVYLIDGIVSTLRSTEKHYTLLREIMNFPAAKIIEHPDIFVRESEYELSDFHYIIELRHHPEEEITYELINNRGFDNFEMN, from the coding sequence ATGGAAGCAAAAAAAGAATGGTATATGGAGTACGAAATCGCCCGTAACCGTCCCGGGCTCCTTGGGGACGTCGCTTCTATTCTGGGTATGTTGAACATTAACATCGTGACGATTAACGGTGTCGATACCATGCGAAGAGGCATGTTACTTTTAACGGACGACGATGAAAAAATTGAGGTATTGCGCAACGTTGTCCAAAAAATGGACAACATAACCATAACGAGGTTGCGTCCACCAACCATGCTCGATCGACTGGCTGTTCGCCATGGCCGCTATATCGAGCGTGACAGCGAAGACAAGAAAACGTTTCGCTTCGTTCGGGATGAACTGGGCCTCTTGGTCGACTTCATGGCTGAAATCTTGAAAAAAGAAGGCCATCAATTGATCGGGATTCGAGGAATGCCTCGCGTGGGAAAAACAGAATCGATGATCGCAGCCAGCGTCTCCGCCAATAAGCGATGGACGTTTATTTCCTCGACACTTCTGCGTCAAACGGTTCGTAGCTCACTAGCCATTGATGAATTGTCTACTGATCATGTATATTTGATAGATGGCATTGTGTCCACGCTGCGTTCTACGGAAAAGCATTACACTTTGCTTCGGGAAATCATGAATTTCCCTGCCGCCAAGATTATTGAGCATCCGGATATCTTTGTAAGGGAGTCAGAGTACGAGCTATCTGATTTTCATTACATAATTGAACTGCGTCACCATCCGGAAGAGGAAATTACCTACGAATTGATCAATAATCGCGGCTTTGATAATTTTGAAATGAATTAA
- the yfmF gene encoding EF-P 5-aminopentanol modification-associated protein YfmF — protein MSANITEIAFQSTQINGMNVHILPTGKFKTTTIVTMIEQALSEETVTKTALLAMVMKRASARFPETKLLRAHLDFLYGAIFDVDVTKKGERQILQIYMEVPNEKYLSQEDSLLEQAIQFVGDMLVRPHVENGSFLEKYVAQEKETLRKRVESLIDDKMKYANQRVTEEMCKGEPFSLLVQGNVKDLPAITGQELYRYFKEITASNPINMFVVGDVKPQVVEQAISKHVSLERSDVQSLDISNASKQIANEREVIDRLDVNQAKLNIGCRTNITYKDDDYPALLMYNGVLGGFPHSKLFVNVREKESLAYYAVSRLESHKGIMMIMSGIEVNKYQRAVEIIKQQMESMSQGNISEEEMSQTKATLSNQFRELLDSARGMIEFTYNGLVSGRKRQLDELLRGIETATIEDIKNVAAKVEIDTIYLLRDKKGEA, from the coding sequence ATGAGTGCGAACATAACGGAAATCGCGTTTCAAAGTACCCAGATCAATGGGATGAACGTACATATCTTGCCAACAGGCAAATTTAAAACCACAACGATCGTGACAATGATTGAGCAAGCTCTTTCCGAGGAGACCGTGACCAAGACAGCCTTACTCGCTATGGTGATGAAGAGGGCAAGCGCACGTTTTCCCGAGACGAAGCTGCTGCGTGCTCACCTCGATTTTCTATATGGGGCGATCTTTGATGTAGACGTTACCAAAAAAGGCGAGAGGCAAATTCTCCAGATCTATATGGAAGTGCCGAACGAAAAGTACTTGTCACAGGAGGATTCGCTGCTCGAGCAGGCCATTCAGTTTGTCGGTGATATGCTCGTCAGGCCGCATGTGGAAAACGGATCTTTTCTGGAGAAATACGTCGCGCAGGAAAAAGAAACGCTGCGCAAGCGTGTGGAAAGCCTGATTGATGACAAGATGAAATATGCCAACCAACGGGTCACAGAAGAAATGTGCAAAGGTGAGCCCTTTTCGTTGCTTGTTCAGGGGAATGTGAAAGATCTGCCTGCCATTACTGGCCAAGAGCTGTATCGATATTTCAAAGAAATTACGGCAAGCAATCCAATCAATATGTTCGTGGTCGGCGATGTGAAGCCGCAGGTTGTCGAGCAGGCCATTTCGAAGCATGTTTCACTGGAACGTTCTGATGTGCAATCGCTGGATATCAGCAATGCATCCAAGCAAATCGCGAACGAGCGGGAAGTCATCGATCGTTTGGATGTCAATCAGGCCAAACTCAATATTGGCTGCCGAACAAATATCACCTACAAGGATGACGATTACCCTGCTTTACTCATGTACAACGGCGTCCTGGGCGGATTCCCTCACTCGAAGCTGTTCGTCAATGTACGCGAAAAGGAAAGCTTGGCCTATTATGCGGTATCCCGTTTGGAAAGCCACAAAGGGATCATGATGATCATGTCGGGCATCGAGGTCAACAAGTACCAGAGAGCTGTTGAAATCATTAAGCAGCAGATGGAATCCATGAGTCAGGGAAACATTTCCGAGGAAGAAATGAGCCAGACGAAGGCAACGCTCTCCAATCAATTCCGAGAACTGCTGGACAGTGCACGGGGCATGATCGAGTTTACCTACAACGGATTGGTCAGTGGACGCAAACGGCAGCTGGATGAATTGTTGCGAGGAATTGAGACGGCGACGATTGAAGATATCAAAAATGTGGCTGCCAAAGTGGAGATCGATACGATTTATCTGCTCCGCGACAAGAAGGGAGAGGCGTGA
- the ymfI gene encoding elongation factor P 5-aminopentanone reductase: MNQQTPWALVTGASGELGQAIASGLAHAGVPLYLHYHQSEQKLNGLLALCQQLGVPAVKLQADLRDPLQISMMFEQLPVPPLLIVNNASADHIGLFSDVTLSQFDELVAANVRSAFLVSQAGLSAMLRERYGRIVNISSIWGMTGGSCEVLYSLTKGAVNTFTKALAKELAPNGITVNAVAPGAIRGGMMERFSPDELEMIAEEIPANRLGLPSEVAAVVCFLLSREASYVTGQIISPNGGWYT, translated from the coding sequence ATGAATCAACAGACGCCCTGGGCGTTGGTAACAGGTGCTTCCGGTGAGCTTGGGCAAGCGATCGCCAGTGGCCTGGCTCACGCAGGAGTTCCGCTTTACCTGCATTACCATCAATCCGAACAAAAACTGAATGGACTCCTGGCGCTGTGTCAGCAGCTCGGAGTACCGGCAGTCAAGCTCCAAGCCGATTTGCGTGATCCATTGCAAATCAGCATGATGTTTGAGCAATTGCCAGTTCCCCCGTTGCTGATCGTCAACAATGCTTCTGCGGACCATATTGGCCTCTTTTCCGATGTGACGCTTAGCCAGTTTGACGAACTCGTGGCTGCAAATGTTCGCTCCGCTTTTCTCGTCAGTCAAGCGGGGCTTTCTGCCATGCTGCGCGAACGTTATGGACGCATCGTCAACATTTCTTCGATCTGGGGAATGACAGGAGGATCTTGTGAGGTGCTCTACTCGCTTACCAAAGGTGCTGTCAATACGTTTACCAAAGCGCTGGCAAAGGAGCTCGCCCCTAACGGGATTACGGTAAATGCGGTTGCACCAGGTGCCATTCGAGGGGGCATGATGGAACGCTTTTCCCCCGATGAATTAGAGATGATTGCCGAAGAGATCCCGGCAAACCGGCTGGGCTTGCCTAGCGAAGTTGCCGCTGTCGTATGCTTTTTGCTCTCGCGGGAGGCAAGCTACGTCACAGGCCAAATCATCAGTCCAAATGGCGGCTGGTACACCTGA